In Haemophilus parainfluenzae, one genomic interval encodes:
- a CDS encoding YchF/TatD family DNA exonuclease: protein MFIVDSHCHLDALDYENLHKDIADVVAKAQARDVKHLLAIGVTLSRFEKAYPELAKFPNVSLACGVHPLDLEEEPYDADRLLRLSQDKKVIAIGEIGLDYYYSADNKALQQTVFADQIRIANEVDKPVIIHTRSAPEDTIAMLREHEAEKCGGLIHCFTETLDFAKKALDLGFYISCSGIITFKNAESIREAIRYVPADRLLVETDSPYLAPVPYRGKENQPAYTREVCEYVAALKGLSMEEFAQISTQNFERLFKINVQ, encoded by the coding sequence ATGTTTATCGTAGATTCCCATTGCCATTTAGATGCATTGGATTATGAAAATTTACACAAAGATATTGCTGATGTTGTGGCCAAAGCCCAAGCACGAGATGTGAAGCATTTATTGGCGATTGGCGTAACATTAAGCCGTTTTGAAAAAGCTTACCCTGAGTTAGCAAAATTTCCGAATGTGTCTTTGGCTTGCGGTGTACATCCACTAGATCTTGAAGAAGAACCTTACGATGCCGATCGTTTATTACGTTTATCCCAAGATAAAAAAGTGATCGCAATTGGCGAAATTGGTTTGGATTATTATTACAGTGCAGATAATAAGGCATTGCAGCAAACGGTTTTTGCAGATCAAATCAGAATTGCTAATGAAGTGGATAAACCCGTGATTATTCATACTCGTTCAGCGCCAGAAGATACCATTGCCATGTTGCGTGAGCACGAGGCAGAAAAGTGTGGTGGATTAATTCATTGTTTTACGGAAACCTTGGATTTTGCGAAAAAGGCACTTGATTTAGGGTTTTATATTTCTTGTTCAGGCATTATAACCTTTAAAAATGCGGAAAGTATTCGTGAAGCTATTCGTTATGTACCGGCAGATCGTTTGTTAGTTGAAACGGATTCGCCTTATTTAGCACCTGTACCTTATCGTGGTAAAGAGAACCAACCTGCCTATACACGTGAAGTGTGTGAGTATGTGGCAGCGTTAAAAGGGTTGTCTATGGAAGAATTTGCACAAATTAGTACACAAAACTTCGAGCGTTTATTTAAAATTAATGTACAATAA
- a CDS encoding DNA polymerase III subunit delta' → MSELYPWLVPTYHKISQTFSEGLGHHALLIKADQALGAEGLFEDLTKRIMCQTPDNAPCGHCHACHLMAAQSHPDFHVLASQEGKDIGVDQVRALNEVVSQHAQQNGNKLVYIQDAERLTEAAANALLKTLEEPRPNTYFLLQTEPSSSLLATIYSRCQVWNVPLPTEAEALTWLSSQFQAETSELLTALAMNLGRPLLALETLQQGLIEQRKNFLRQFWLFYRRRSPLEILPFFEKERTVQQVDWILAFLSDAIKYKLEIQNGWQTLDLKTGVTQFADEQTALGLLTANKIMQKVRSDLLTINGVNTELMLLDGLTKLITDVFKD, encoded by the coding sequence ATGAGCGAACTTTATCCTTGGTTAGTGCCTACTTATCACAAAATTAGCCAAACTTTTAGCGAAGGTTTGGGGCATCATGCATTATTGATTAAAGCTGATCAAGCTCTCGGTGCTGAAGGTTTGTTTGAGGATTTAACAAAACGCATTATGTGTCAAACGCCAGATAATGCACCTTGTGGCCATTGTCATGCTTGTCACTTAATGGCAGCGCAAAGTCACCCTGATTTTCATGTTTTAGCTTCTCAAGAAGGCAAAGACATTGGTGTTGATCAGGTAAGGGCGCTTAATGAAGTTGTCAGCCAACACGCGCAACAAAATGGTAATAAATTGGTGTATATCCAAGATGCAGAACGCCTTACGGAAGCGGCAGCTAATGCATTGCTCAAAACCTTGGAAGAGCCACGTCCGAATACGTATTTCTTGTTGCAAACAGAGCCTTCCTCTTCGTTGTTAGCGACTATTTACAGCCGTTGCCAAGTGTGGAATGTTCCTTTGCCAACGGAAGCAGAAGCCTTAACTTGGCTTTCTTCTCAATTTCAGGCAGAAACATCTGAATTATTGACCGCACTTGCGATGAATTTGGGTCGTCCACTGTTAGCATTAGAAACACTCCAGCAAGGATTAATTGAACAGAGAAAAAATTTCCTACGTCAATTTTGGCTGTTTTATCGTCGTCGTTCACCTTTGGAAATTTTGCCTTTCTTTGAAAAAGAACGCACCGTACAGCAAGTGGATTGGATTTTAGCGTTTTTAAGTGATGCCATTAAATACAAACTCGAAATACAAAATGGCTGGCAAACACTTGATCTTAAAACAGGTGTAACTCAATTTGCAGACGAGCAAACAGCGCTTGGGTTATTAACCGCAAATAAAATTATGCAAAAAGTGCGCTCGGATTTACTCACTATCAACGGCGTTAACACGGAATTAATGTTACTAGATGGTTTGACAAAGTTAATTACCGACGTATTTAAGGACTAA
- the tmk gene encoding dTMP kinase — protein MQGKFIVIEGLEGAGKSTAMQTVVDTLKSLGVNDIVFTREPGGTPLAEKLRHLIKHETEEPVTDKAELLMLYAARIQLVENVIKPALAEGKIVLGDRHDMSSQAYQGGGRQFDQTLMANLKNMVLGDFEPDFVLYLDIDPAEGLARARGRGELDRIEQQGLDFFHRTRQRYLELVQNNPKAAIINAGQPLEQVQSDIQSAVKNWWVSQAK, from the coding sequence ATGCAAGGCAAATTTATCGTAATTGAAGGGCTGGAAGGTGCAGGTAAAAGTACCGCCATGCAAACGGTGGTGGATACATTAAAATCCCTTGGTGTAAATGATATCGTATTTACTCGTGAGCCGGGTGGCACACCATTAGCAGAAAAATTGCGCCATTTAATTAAACATGAAACAGAAGAACCTGTTACGGATAAAGCGGAATTATTGATGCTTTATGCGGCACGAATTCAATTGGTAGAAAATGTGATTAAGCCAGCATTGGCAGAAGGTAAAATTGTGCTGGGTGATCGACATGATATGTCTTCACAGGCCTATCAAGGCGGTGGGCGTCAGTTTGACCAAACGCTTATGGCGAATTTAAAAAATATGGTATTAGGCGATTTTGAGCCTGATTTTGTACTGTATTTAGACATTGATCCTGCAGAAGGGCTTGCTCGTGCTAGAGGTCGTGGAGAATTAGATCGTATAGAACAACAAGGACTCGATTTCTTCCATCGTACTCGCCAACGTTATTTGGAATTGGTGCAAAACAATCCGAAAGCTGCGATTATTAATGCAGGTCAGCCTTTGGAACAAGTACAATCGGACATTCAAAGTGCGGTCAAAAATTGGTGGGTTTCACAAGCAAAATGA
- the mltG gene encoding endolytic transglycosylase MltG, whose amino-acid sequence MKKFFVFLLILLLILGGVGFWGYQKLTEFVHTPVNVTQDQLLTIERGTTGSKLAALLEQEKILDHADLLPWLLKLQPQLNKVKAGTYSLTGVKTLQDLLDMINSGKEAQFSVKFIEGKTFKEWRKNLESAPHLKQTLQGKSDKEIMALLDIPAVAKAVYEWNNMDGWLYPDTYNYTPNSTDLELLKRSTTRLQKALDKAWSERDENLPLADPYQMLILASIVEKETGIAAERPQVASVFINRLKANMKLQTDPTVIYGMGESYTGNIRKKDLETITPYNTYMIEGLPPTPIAMVSESALQAVAHPAKTDFYYFVADGSGGHKFTRNLNEHNKAVQEYLRWYRSQQKGAN is encoded by the coding sequence ATGAAAAAATTTTTTGTCTTTTTACTAATTCTTCTGCTAATTCTTGGCGGTGTTGGTTTTTGGGGTTATCAAAAACTAACGGAGTTTGTTCATACACCAGTGAATGTCACGCAAGATCAATTGCTGACAATTGAACGAGGAACTACGGGCAGTAAACTCGCTGCTTTATTAGAGCAAGAAAAAATTCTTGATCATGCGGATTTGTTGCCTTGGTTATTGAAATTACAACCGCAGCTCAACAAAGTGAAAGCGGGGACTTATTCTTTAACGGGTGTGAAAACGTTGCAAGATTTATTGGATATGATTAATTCTGGCAAGGAAGCGCAATTTAGTGTGAAGTTTATTGAAGGTAAAACGTTCAAGGAATGGCGTAAAAACCTTGAAAGTGCACCACACTTAAAACAAACCTTGCAAGGTAAAAGTGATAAAGAAATTATGGCGTTATTAGATATTCCAGCCGTTGCAAAAGCCGTTTACGAATGGAATAACATGGATGGCTGGTTGTATCCTGATACCTATAATTACACCCCAAATTCGACTGATCTTGAATTATTAAAACGTTCAACTACTCGTCTACAAAAAGCCTTGGATAAAGCATGGAGTGAACGCGATGAAAATCTCCCATTAGCGGATCCGTATCAGATGCTGATTTTGGCTTCTATTGTGGAGAAAGAAACGGGGATTGCGGCTGAGCGTCCACAAGTGGCTTCGGTATTTATTAACCGTTTAAAAGCTAATATGAAACTACAAACTGACCCAACTGTGATTTATGGAATGGGTGAGAGTTATACCGGTAATATTCGTAAGAAAGATTTGGAAACGATAACCCCTTACAATACCTATATGATTGAGGGGCTACCACCAACACCAATTGCGATGGTGAGTGAGAGTGCTTTGCAGGCTGTGGCGCATCCAGCGAAAACGGACTTTTATTATTTTGTTGCCGATGGAAGTGGCGGCCATAAATTTACTCGTAATCTGAACGAGCATAATAAAGCAGTGCAAGAATATTTACGTTGGTATCGTAGTCAACAAAAAGGAGCCAACTAA
- a CDS encoding peptidylprolyl isomerase, whose translation MKKSMLKSLFFAMIGLFTFSQVQAEERVVATVNGTPILQSQVNAVMGKKGSQRAALDKIIDDMLTEKAIKESGVKVNQAEVNRIVEDIAAKNGLTYGQFLDALDYQGISLNAFKQQISRQMLMAGVRNHAIQNSVDVTREQVDALGKQMLDEAKAKGTAQKVMGKEYEVRHILLKLNPLLNDAQAKAELERIRADIVSGKMTFADAALKYSKDYLSGANGGSLGYAFPEAYVGPFAKMVETTPQGTISAPFKSEFGWHILEVTGSRDGDKTEDAYRQKAYEQIVNSQLQEATKDWVKALRKNADIQYFDK comes from the coding sequence ATGAAAAAATCAATGTTAAAATCTCTTTTCTTTGCCATGATTGGTCTGTTTACTTTTTCTCAAGTACAAGCAGAAGAACGCGTTGTGGCGACCGTAAATGGTACACCAATTTTACAAAGTCAAGTGAATGCCGTAATGGGCAAGAAAGGTAGCCAACGTGCAGCATTAGATAAGATTATTGATGATATGCTGACAGAGAAAGCGATCAAAGAATCAGGTGTAAAAGTAAACCAAGCGGAAGTAAACCGTATCGTAGAAGATATTGCGGCGAAAAATGGGTTAACTTATGGTCAATTCTTAGATGCACTCGATTATCAAGGCATTTCTTTAAATGCATTTAAACAACAAATTTCTCGCCAAATGTTAATGGCGGGTGTGCGTAACCATGCTATTCAAAACAGCGTAGATGTGACTCGTGAGCAAGTGGATGCATTGGGTAAACAGATGCTCGATGAAGCAAAAGCAAAAGGCACGGCGCAAAAAGTGATGGGCAAAGAGTATGAAGTTCGTCATATTTTATTAAAATTAAACCCATTGCTGAACGATGCACAAGCAAAAGCAGAATTAGAACGCATTCGTGCTGACATCGTTTCAGGCAAAATGACATTTGCAGATGCCGCATTAAAATATTCTAAAGATTATTTATCTGGTGCGAATGGCGGTAGCTTAGGTTATGCCTTCCCAGAAGCTTATGTGGGCCCATTTGCAAAAATGGTTGAAACTACACCACAAGGTACTATTTCTGCACCATTTAAATCTGAATTTGGTTGGCATATTCTCGAAGTAACCGGCAGTCGTGATGGCGATAAAACAGAAGATGCTTATCGTCAAAAAGCTTACGAACAAATTGTGAATAGCCAATTACAAGAAGCAACCAAAGACTGGGTGAAAGCATTACGTAAAAATGCTGATATTCAATATTTCGATAAATAA
- the pyrR gene encoding bifunctional pyr operon transcriptional regulator/uracil phosphoribosyltransferase PyrR, with product MEKIIIDADRFLRTISRISHEIIEKHQDFNNVILVGVKRRGAEIAELIQRRIEELNGMTLPMMELDITFYRDDLEYVEPENPTPVYSGASSYMNIQGKEVILIDDVLFTGRTIRAAMDALTDFGRAAKIELVILVDRGHRELPIRADYVGKNVPTSRDEQVQVRTLKYDGCYEVALLPK from the coding sequence ATGGAAAAAATCATTATTGATGCAGACAGATTTTTACGCACCATTTCACGTATTTCCCATGAAATTATTGAAAAGCACCAAGATTTCAATAATGTGATTTTAGTTGGGGTAAAACGTCGTGGAGCAGAAATTGCAGAATTGATTCAACGTCGTATTGAAGAGTTGAATGGTATGACTCTTCCAATGATGGAATTGGATATCACGTTTTACCGCGATGACTTAGAGTATGTTGAACCTGAAAATCCAACCCCTGTGTATAGCGGCGCCTCCAGTTATATGAATATTCAGGGTAAAGAAGTCATTTTGATCGATGATGTGTTATTCACTGGTAGAACCATTCGTGCCGCGATGGATGCGTTAACGGATTTTGGTCGAGCAGCTAAAATTGAATTGGTGATTTTAGTCGATCGTGGACATCGTGAATTACCGATTCGGGCAGACTATGTAGGTAAAAATGTGCCGACCTCCCGTGATGAACAAGTTCAGGTGCGTACATTAAAATATGATGGTTGTTATGAGGTGGCATTATTGCCTAAATAA
- the dnaE gene encoding DNA polymerase III subunit alpha translates to MSTQPSFVHLRTHTDFSMIDGIAKVKPLVKACAANNMVALALTDFTNFCGVVRFYGETLSSGIKPIIGADVHVKSELCGEELFTLTLLAKNNEGYKNITLLLSKAYQRGYVDLPYIDQEWLIEHREGVIVLSGGTQGDIAKKLLKENSAEAESAVSFYQEFFSDNFYLSLSRTGRPDEERYIQAALKLAETHDLPLVATNDVVFLKPDDFEAHEIRVAIHDGYTLDDPKRPKRYTEQQYFRSEEEMCQLFADIPSALENTVLIAQRCNVTLRLGEYFLPKFPTGDLSTEDYLVMKSKEGLEERLAFLFHDEKVRAERRPEYDERLQVELDVINQMGFPGYFLIVMEFIQWSKDNDIPVGPGRGSGAGSLVAYALKITDLDPLEFDLLFERFLNPERVSMPDFDVDFCMDGRDRVIDHVAETYGRGAVSQIITFGTMAAKAVIRDVGRVLGHPYGFVDRISKMIPPDPGMTLAKAFEAEPQLQTAYDSDEEVKALIDMARKLEGVTRNAGKHAGGVVISPSLITDFAPLYCDNEGLHPVTHFDKNDVEYAGLVKFDFLGLRTLTIIKWALDMINARLTREGKPPVDIAAIPLDDPESFELLKRSETTAVFQLESRGMKDLIKRLQPDCFEDIIALVALFRPGPLQSGMVDNFIDRKHGREEVSYPDANYQHESLKPILEPTYGIILYQEQVMQIAQVLAGYTLGGADLLRRAMGKKKPEEMAKQRSVFKEGAEKNGVDGELSMKIFDLVEKFAGYGFNKSHSAAYALVSYQTLWLKTHFPAEFMAAVMTSEMDNTDKIVGLYDECLRMGLKVTPPDINVGKHHFSVNENGEIVYGIGAIKGVGEGPIDALITARNEGGIFRDLFDLCARVDLKKINRRTFESLIMSGAFDKLGPHRAALSKNLEDALKASDQHAKDEAMGQTDMFGVLTETHEEVENAYAHTPPYTEKQILDGERETLGLYLSSHPVSRYLKELSHYSSTRLKDLTPNRRGQISTAAGLLVATRFATTKKGNRIGIATIDDRSGRLDLTLFGESLDQFGEKLQKDTVVVVSGQVSFDDFSGGLKMSVRDLMTLDEARSRYAKSLAISLSEEQISPSFIKKLKEMLEPVSGGTLPINVYYQSAKGRALLRLGIQWSITPTDEILTELVNLLGENAVELEFG, encoded by the coding sequence ATGTCAACTCAACCGAGTTTTGTACATCTTCGTACGCACACTGATTTTTCAATGATTGATGGAATCGCGAAAGTGAAACCATTAGTCAAAGCGTGTGCAGCAAATAATATGGTCGCGTTGGCATTAACGGATTTCACCAATTTTTGTGGTGTGGTACGTTTTTATGGTGAAACCCTTTCTTCTGGGATTAAACCAATCATTGGCGCAGATGTTCATGTTAAAAGCGAGTTATGCGGTGAGGAATTATTTACGCTCACTTTACTTGCTAAGAACAATGAAGGCTATAAAAACATCACATTACTGCTTTCAAAAGCCTATCAACGCGGCTATGTGGACTTGCCTTATATTGACCAGGAATGGTTAATTGAACACCGTGAAGGTGTAATTGTTTTATCGGGTGGTACACAAGGCGATATCGCGAAAAAACTCCTTAAAGAAAATAGCGCTGAAGCTGAAAGTGCGGTCAGTTTTTATCAAGAATTTTTTTCTGACAATTTCTACCTTTCTCTTTCCCGAACGGGTCGTCCGGATGAAGAACGTTATATTCAAGCTGCATTAAAGCTTGCTGAAACGCATGATTTACCGCTTGTGGCGACCAATGATGTTGTCTTTCTTAAGCCTGATGATTTTGAGGCGCACGAAATTCGTGTCGCTATTCACGATGGCTATACCCTCGACGACCCAAAACGTCCAAAACGTTATACCGAACAACAATATTTTCGCTCAGAAGAAGAGATGTGCCAATTATTTGCTGATATTCCTTCTGCGCTTGAAAATACGGTATTAATTGCGCAACGCTGTAATGTTACTTTGCGTTTGGGCGAATATTTCCTTCCAAAATTCCCAACAGGCGATCTGAGTACGGAAGATTATTTGGTGATGAAATCCAAAGAAGGTTTGGAAGAGCGGTTGGCGTTTTTATTCCACGATGAAAAAGTGCGGGCAGAAAGACGACCGGAATATGATGAGCGTCTTCAAGTCGAACTCGATGTGATCAACCAAATGGGCTTCCCGGGTTACTTCTTAATCGTTATGGAGTTTATCCAGTGGTCAAAAGACAATGATATTCCAGTAGGGCCTGGACGAGGTTCTGGCGCGGGTTCATTGGTGGCTTATGCACTAAAAATTACTGATTTGGATCCCCTTGAATTCGATCTTCTTTTTGAGCGTTTCCTCAATCCAGAGCGTGTTTCCATGCCCGATTTCGACGTGGATTTCTGTATGGATGGACGGGATCGTGTTATCGATCATGTGGCAGAAACCTATGGTCGCGGTGCCGTATCACAAATTATTACCTTCGGTACCATGGCGGCCAAAGCGGTAATTCGAGATGTGGGGCGCGTATTAGGCCATCCTTATGGCTTTGTGGATCGTATTTCGAAAATGATCCCCCCGGATCCCGGCATGACCTTAGCCAAGGCTTTTGAGGCTGAACCGCAACTACAAACAGCATATGATTCAGATGAAGAAGTCAAAGCCTTGATTGATATGGCGCGTAAGCTAGAGGGTGTCACGCGAAATGCGGGTAAACACGCAGGTGGAGTGGTGATTTCCCCTTCTTTGATTACAGACTTTGCACCACTTTATTGTGACAATGAGGGGCTTCATCCTGTTACTCACTTCGATAAAAACGATGTGGAATATGCTGGTTTAGTGAAGTTTGACTTCTTAGGTTTGCGTACACTCACCATTATCAAATGGGCACTAGATATGATTAATGCCCGCCTTACTCGTGAAGGCAAACCGCCAGTTGATATTGCTGCTATTCCATTAGATGATCCCGAATCCTTTGAGTTACTGAAGCGATCTGAAACGACTGCCGTATTCCAGTTGGAATCGCGCGGGATGAAAGATTTGATTAAACGCCTGCAGCCAGACTGTTTTGAAGATATTATCGCGTTGGTAGCATTATTCCGCCCTGGTCCATTACAATCGGGCATGGTGGATAACTTTATTGACCGTAAACATGGTCGAGAAGAAGTCTCTTATCCTGACGCAAACTATCAACATGAAAGCCTTAAACCGATTTTAGAGCCAACTTACGGTATTATTTTGTACCAAGAGCAAGTCATGCAAATTGCTCAGGTGTTAGCGGGTTATACTCTTGGCGGTGCGGACTTATTACGTCGTGCGATGGGTAAGAAAAAACCGGAAGAAATGGCGAAACAGCGCTCTGTGTTTAAAGAAGGTGCTGAGAAAAATGGTGTTGATGGCGAGCTTTCCATGAAGATTTTCGACTTAGTGGAAAAATTTGCCGGCTATGGTTTCAATAAATCACACTCTGCTGCTTACGCATTGGTATCTTACCAAACCCTTTGGCTGAAAACCCATTTCCCTGCTGAGTTTATGGCAGCGGTAATGACCTCGGAAATGGATAATACCGATAAAATCGTCGGCTTGTACGATGAATGTTTGCGTATGGGCTTAAAAGTTACCCCACCAGATATCAATGTAGGAAAACATCATTTCAGTGTGAATGAAAATGGTGAGATTGTTTATGGTATCGGCGCCATTAAAGGGGTGGGTGAAGGTCCGATTGATGCACTGATTACCGCTCGTAATGAAGGTGGGATTTTCAGGGATTTGTTTGATTTATGTGCTCGCGTTGATTTGAAGAAAATTAACCGTCGTACCTTTGAAAGTCTGATTATGTCGGGCGCGTTTGATAAGTTAGGGCCACATCGTGCGGCGTTATCTAAGAATCTAGAAGATGCACTCAAAGCCTCTGATCAGCATGCAAAAGATGAGGCCATGGGGCAAACCGATATGTTCGGTGTGCTGACAGAAACACACGAAGAAGTGGAAAATGCTTACGCCCATACGCCACCTTACACAGAAAAACAAATTCTAGATGGTGAGCGTGAAACCCTTGGTTTGTATTTAAGCAGCCATCCGGTAAGTCGTTATTTAAAAGAGCTTTCTCATTACAGTTCTACGCGATTAAAAGATCTCACGCCAAACCGCCGTGGGCAAATTAGCACTGCAGCTGGTTTGTTGGTGGCAACTCGTTTCGCGACGACGAAAAAAGGAAATCGTATCGGTATTGCAACCATTGATGACCGTTCTGGACGTTTGGATTTAACCCTATTTGGAGAAAGCTTAGACCAATTCGGTGAAAAACTGCAAAAAGATACGGTTGTGGTGGTATCTGGCCAGGTAAGTTTTGACGATTTTTCAGGCGGATTAAAAATGTCTGTACGGGATTTGATGACTTTAGATGAGGCGCGTTCTCGTTATGCGAAATCTTTAGCCATCAGCTTGTCCGAGGAGCAGATTAGCCCAAGTTTTATTAAGAAACTGAAAGAAATGTTAGAACCTGTTAGTGGCGGCACTTTACCAATTAACGTATATTATCAAAGCGCAAAAGGCCGTGCGTTATTGCGTTTAGGGATTCAATGGTCGATTACACCAACGGATGAGATTCTAACAGAATTGGTGAATTTGCTCGGTGAAAATGCGGTAGAGCTAGAATTCGGTTAA
- a CDS encoding tetratricopeptide repeat protein: protein MNSIDAQKALERSYVSSIENTEYDEALKLAEMLYLLDPSNPEYSHKIAYVYLKELKWEEAIEAELKTLELDAQYIPALDLLAHAYGGIGNWERSGFYGSLALEMKDKAIPVPTLEMVPAPAPKNGKRIIAFSLFGNNPKYVEPAILNTQVSPMLFPGWVCRFYVDDSVSSEAIQRLKNNGTEVVYVTSPVDKWPGAMWRFLAINDPEAEYVIFRDADSVVSHREAEAVAEWIESGRSFHTMRDSGSHTALILAGMWGAKAGAVPDMEARIQRFIDKGYDSRHFADQDFLAEELWGYIRQDVFAHDRVFNFCDAKPFPGAFYSDYQIAHCEGASSFDAKTSFEEGSKVRWTLYSKISPMVNVDYSFIRVPEFKVCSYETTVENGRFEASIPRRYGLAFKAGLAKIDIKKA from the coding sequence ATGAATAGTATCGACGCACAAAAAGCGCTAGAGAGATCTTACGTTTCCTCAATTGAAAATACAGAATATGATGAAGCATTAAAGCTGGCTGAAATGCTTTATTTACTTGATCCCAGTAATCCTGAATATTCCCATAAAATTGCTTATGTTTATTTGAAAGAATTAAAATGGGAAGAAGCCATTGAGGCGGAATTAAAAACATTAGAATTAGATGCTCAATATATTCCGGCTTTAGATTTATTAGCACATGCTTATGGCGGAATAGGTAATTGGGAACGTTCAGGCTTTTATGGCAGTTTAGCCCTTGAGATGAAAGACAAAGCCATTCCCGTTCCAACACTGGAAATGGTTCCTGCTCCTGCACCTAAAAATGGTAAACGAATTATCGCATTTTCTTTATTTGGTAATAATCCTAAATATGTTGAGCCGGCGATATTAAATACACAAGTATCTCCCATGTTATTCCCTGGGTGGGTATGCCGTTTTTATGTAGATGATTCAGTTTCATCTGAAGCGATTCAACGATTAAAAAATAATGGTACTGAAGTAGTATATGTCACTTCACCTGTGGATAAATGGCCTGGTGCAATGTGGCGTTTCCTTGCAATTAATGATCCAGAAGCTGAGTATGTGATCTTCCGTGATGCTGACTCCGTGGTATCTCACCGAGAAGCTGAGGCCGTAGCTGAATGGATTGAAAGTGGTCGTTCATTCCATACGATGCGTGATTCAGGTTCCCATACAGCACTTATTTTAGCGGGGATGTGGGGAGCAAAAGCCGGCGCTGTTCCTGATATGGAAGCAAGAATTCAACGTTTTATTGATAAGGGTTACGACTCTCGTCATTTTGCTGATCAGGATTTTCTTGCAGAGGAGTTGTGGGGCTATATTCGCCAAGATGTTTTCGCACATGATAGAGTATTTAATTTCTGTGATGCTAAGCCTTTCCCTGGGGCGTTTTATTCTGATTACCAAATTGCGCATTGCGAGGGGGCGAGCAGTTTTGATGCAAAAACCTCTTTTGAAGAAGGGAGCAAAGTAAGATGGACGTTATATTCAAAAATATCCCCTATGGTCAATGTTGATTATTCCTTTATTCGTGTGCCTGAATTTAAAGTTTGCAGCTATGAAACTACAGTAGAGAATGGTAGGTTTGAAGCGTCAATACCAAGACGTTATGGATTAGCTTTTAAAGCAGGCTTAGCTAAAATAGATATTAAAAAAGCTTAA
- the gpt gene encoding xanthine phosphoribosyltransferase, with product MSEKYVVTWDMFQMHARKLAERLLPATQWKGIIAVSRGGLFPAAVLARELNIRFVETVCIASYDHDEQGALKVLHRADGDGEGMIVVDDLVDTGNTARAIREMYPKAKFVTVFAKPAGAELVDDYVIDIPQNTWIEQPWDLGLTFVPPLARK from the coding sequence ATGAGCGAAAAATATGTTGTGACTTGGGATATGTTCCAAATGCATGCCCGCAAATTAGCGGAACGTTTACTTCCTGCCACTCAGTGGAAAGGTATCATCGCAGTAAGCCGTGGTGGTTTATTCCCTGCAGCGGTACTTGCTCGCGAATTAAATATTCGTTTCGTAGAAACCGTGTGTATTGCCAGTTATGATCACGATGAACAAGGTGCATTAAAAGTATTACACCGCGCAGATGGTGATGGTGAAGGAATGATCGTGGTAGACGATTTGGTAGATACCGGCAATACCGCTCGTGCAATTCGTGAAATGTATCCAAAAGCAAAATTCGTCACGGTATTCGCAAAACCTGCAGGTGCTGAGTTAGTGGATGATTACGTGATTGATATTCCACAAAATACTTGGATTGAACAACCTTGGGATTTAGGTTTAACTTTCGTGCCACCATTGGCAAGAAAATAA